A genomic segment from Tessaracoccus defluvii encodes:
- the rnc gene encoding ribonuclease III: protein MSRLQDQLKELGVEVDAQLFELSFTHRSYAYEHGQGESNERLEFLGDAVLQIIVTEHIYRTYPALAEGQLAKLRSSVVSTVALAEVARELHLGEHLLLGKGELATNGRDKRSILADTMEAVIGAVHLSAGPDASSRFVHSLLDERIAASEADGNYADFKTVLQERCAERGWGLPRYDVTGTGPDHLREFTAVVVVDGHPAGEGTAPSKKRAEQIAARLAVQSLTGA from the coding sequence TTGAGCAGACTGCAGGACCAGCTGAAGGAGCTGGGCGTCGAGGTTGACGCCCAGCTCTTTGAGTTGTCCTTCACGCACCGCAGCTACGCGTACGAGCACGGGCAGGGCGAGTCGAACGAGCGGCTCGAGTTCCTCGGCGACGCCGTGCTGCAGATCATCGTCACCGAACACATCTATCGCACCTACCCCGCCCTGGCGGAGGGGCAGCTGGCGAAGCTGCGTTCGAGTGTCGTGAGCACCGTGGCGCTGGCCGAGGTCGCCCGCGAGCTCCATCTCGGCGAGCACCTGCTGCTCGGCAAGGGCGAGCTGGCCACCAACGGACGTGACAAGCGTTCGATCCTGGCCGACACCATGGAGGCCGTCATCGGAGCCGTGCACCTGTCCGCCGGCCCCGATGCCTCCTCCCGCTTCGTCCACAGCCTCCTCGACGAGCGAATCGCCGCCTCGGAGGCCGACGGCAACTACGCGGACTTCAAGACCGTGCTGCAGGAACGCTGCGCTGAGCGCGGCTGGGGCCTGCCCCGCTACGACGTGACCGGCACCGGCCCTGACCATCTGCGTGAGTTCACCGCCGTTGTGGTCGTCGATGGCCACCCGGCGGGCGAGGGCACTGCCCCGAGCAAGAAGCGGGCCGAGCAGATCGCCGCGCGGCTCGCCGTGCAGAGCCTGACCGGTGCCTGA
- the rpmF gene encoding 50S ribosomal protein L32 yields MAVPKRKMSRSNTRSRRAQWKASVVPTVTCANPACREAHLQHTACPSCGQYGPRGARRQVLEA; encoded by the coding sequence GTGGCCGTTCCGAAGCGGAAGATGTCGCGCAGCAACACCCGTTCGCGCCGTGCGCAGTGGAAGGCTTCCGTCGTTCCCACCGTGACCTGTGCGAACCCGGCTTGCCGTGAGGCCCACCTGCAGCACACCGCGTGCCCGTCGTGCGGCCAGTACGGCCCCCGCGGCGCGCGTCGCCAGGTCCTCGAGGCCTGA
- a CDS encoding YceD family protein, with translation MSPVHRHPDHRSPLVFEVHELGRRAGVMKRIETTVPAPAELGIAMIEVPKDSDMELDLQFQCVSEGVLASGTVTVQLRGQCSRCLDDIEAEDSFDVQELFFYPGNEVEEDESLVIDETIDLEEALRDAVVLELPFTPLCRDDCLGLCLDCGVNLNRDPDHSHGETIDPRWSKLADIGGDTPN, from the coding sequence GTGTCACCCGTGCATCGCCACCCCGATCACCGCTCGCCCCTCGTTTTCGAGGTCCACGAGCTGGGTCGCCGGGCTGGTGTGATGAAGCGGATCGAGACGACGGTCCCGGCGCCAGCCGAACTGGGCATCGCCATGATCGAAGTGCCGAAGGATTCGGACATGGAACTGGATCTCCAGTTCCAGTGCGTCTCCGAAGGCGTCCTGGCATCGGGTACCGTCACCGTGCAACTGCGCGGCCAGTGTTCCCGTTGTCTCGACGACATCGAAGCCGAGGACAGCTTCGATGTGCAGGAACTCTTCTTCTACCCGGGCAACGAGGTGGAGGAGGACGAGAGCCTCGTCATCGACGAGACGATCGACCTGGAAGAGGCCCTGCGGGACGCCGTGGTGCTCGAGTTGCCGTTCACGCCTCTGTGCAGGGATGATTGTCTGGGCCTGTGCCTCGACTGCGGTGTCAATCTGAACCGCGATCCCGACCACAGCCACGGTGAGACGATCGACCCCCGGTGGTCGAAGCTCGCCGACATCGGCGGGGACACCCCCAACTGA
- a CDS encoding ABC transporter ATP-binding protein encodes MSVATAIATDRITRHFGDRVAVDGVSLEVSRGAAFGLLGPNGAGKTTTVRLLAGVLRPTAGAIRLFGEPLAAASSDQLRSRIGVQTDTSLYETLTLRDNLTTWAELYDVPRAEVSGRIDDVVQLLGLADRLGSKVGTLSKGMRQKAALARAVLHRPELLFLDEPTAGLDPESTQELLAYLRGLITSGASTVFICTHQLHGLESLCDAIGILQSGRLTTSGAVDDLLAARWPSPRYRLLVAGSPAAALPHLPANARVAGDGIEFDLAPASRSSP; translated from the coding sequence ATGAGTGTCGCGACGGCGATCGCCACCGACCGGATCACCCGGCACTTCGGCGACAGGGTCGCGGTCGACGGTGTCTCTCTCGAGGTGTCCCGTGGCGCAGCCTTCGGGTTGCTCGGCCCCAACGGCGCGGGGAAGACGACGACAGTCCGGCTGCTGGCCGGCGTGCTGCGCCCGACCGCGGGCGCCATCCGGCTCTTCGGCGAGCCGCTGGCGGCGGCCAGCTCCGACCAGCTCCGCTCCCGCATCGGGGTCCAGACCGACACGAGCCTCTACGAGACACTGACCCTGCGCGACAACCTCACCACCTGGGCCGAGCTCTACGACGTGCCCCGCGCGGAAGTCTCCGGGCGGATCGACGACGTGGTCCAGCTGCTGGGGCTGGCCGACCGGCTCGGCTCGAAGGTGGGCACCCTCAGCAAGGGGATGCGGCAGAAGGCCGCCCTCGCGCGCGCCGTCCTGCACCGGCCAGAGCTCCTGTTCCTCGACGAGCCGACCGCCGGGCTCGACCCGGAGTCGACCCAGGAGCTGCTCGCCTACCTGCGCGGACTGATCACCAGCGGCGCAAGCACCGTGTTCATCTGCACGCACCAACTGCACGGCCTCGAGTCCCTGTGTGACGCGATCGGCATCCTGCAGTCGGGGCGACTGACGACCAGTGGCGCCGTCGACGACCTGCTGGCGGCCCGCTGGCCGAGCCCCCGGTACCGGCTCCTGGTGGCCGGATCGCCGGCCGCAGCACTCCCCCACCTCCCCGCCAACGCCCGCGTGGCTGGCGACGGGATCGAGTTCGACCTCGCCCCGGCGAGCAGGTCGAGCCCCTGA
- a CDS encoding ABC transporter permease subunit — MNRRRLTALVRKDWRELLANKQAAAPLIVVPILFAVVMPAMLLFFGDHPALTANVNGLDRFLETFPTELLPAGLTPEQGLIYAVVAYFFAPLFLLIPVMVASVIASSGFVGEKERHTFEGLVYTPLTDRELVLGKVLASVLPAIALSWVSFAAYCLLVTTLGRPYLGDTVFPTPMWLVLVFVLSPLIAFLSTALTVAISARSSTMQGAQNVSLFLVLPVILVVASQATGAFFLGLPLVLAGSVALAVIDVAVYLLVVSRLDRERILTSL; from the coding sequence ATGAACCGCCGCCGTCTCACTGCGCTGGTCCGCAAGGACTGGCGCGAGCTGCTCGCGAACAAGCAGGCCGCCGCGCCGCTGATCGTGGTGCCGATCCTCTTCGCCGTCGTCATGCCCGCGATGCTGCTGTTCTTTGGCGACCACCCAGCGCTGACGGCCAACGTCAACGGACTCGACAGGTTCCTGGAGACCTTTCCCACGGAGCTGCTCCCGGCGGGCCTCACCCCCGAACAGGGCCTGATCTACGCCGTCGTCGCCTACTTCTTCGCCCCCTTATTCCTGTTGATCCCCGTGATGGTGGCCTCGGTGATCGCGAGCTCGGGATTCGTCGGCGAGAAGGAGCGACACACGTTCGAGGGGCTCGTCTACACCCCGCTGACGGACAGGGAACTCGTCCTCGGCAAGGTGCTCGCCTCGGTGCTGCCCGCGATCGCGCTGAGCTGGGTGTCGTTCGCCGCCTACTGCCTCCTCGTCACCACGCTGGGCCGCCCCTACCTGGGCGACACGGTGTTCCCGACGCCGATGTGGTTGGTGCTCGTGTTCGTTCTCTCGCCGCTCATCGCGTTCCTGTCGACGGCGCTGACGGTGGCGATCTCGGCCAGGTCGTCGACCATGCAGGGTGCCCAGAACGTGTCGTTGTTCCTGGTGCTCCCGGTGATCCTGGTGGTGGCCTCACAGGCCACCGGCGCCTTCTTCCTCGGGCTACCGCTGGTGCTGGCGGGATCGGTGGCGCTCGCCGTCATCGACGTCGCCGTCTACCTGCTGGTGGTCTCCCGCCTCGACCGCGAGCGGATCCTCACCAGCCTCTGA
- the rsmD gene encoding 16S rRNA (guanine(966)-N(2))-methyltransferase RsmD has translation MSRIIAGSAKGRRLSTPKGANTRPTTDRTREALFSALASWFDTADADAERQLTGMSVLDLYAGSGAVGLEAASRGADAVVLVEADRPTARLIETNAATAGLRVDVRAARAATYVSGAGRAFDLVFLDPPYDVPTEEVESLLAGVVDTCLAPRGLVVVERSGRNRAPDFPEAFTDTWQRSYGETTLYFGARD, from the coding sequence GTGAGCCGCATCATCGCAGGCAGCGCCAAGGGGCGCCGGCTGAGCACGCCGAAGGGGGCCAACACGCGGCCCACCACCGACCGGACGCGGGAGGCGCTGTTCTCGGCGCTCGCCAGCTGGTTCGACACCGCCGACGCGGACGCCGAACGGCAGCTGACCGGCATGAGCGTGCTCGACCTCTACGCGGGCTCCGGCGCCGTCGGCCTGGAGGCGGCGAGCCGCGGCGCCGACGCCGTCGTGCTGGTCGAGGCCGACCGGCCGACCGCCCGCCTGATCGAGACCAACGCGGCGACCGCCGGCCTCCGTGTCGACGTCCGCGCGGCGCGCGCCGCGACCTATGTCTCCGGTGCGGGGCGGGCGTTCGATCTGGTCTTCCTCGACCCGCCCTATGACGTGCCCACCGAGGAGGTCGAGTCGCTCTTGGCGGGGGTGGTCGACACCTGTCTCGCCCCGCGGGGGCTCGTCGTCGTGGAGCGTTCCGGCCGCAACCGGGCTCCCGACTTCCCCGAGGCCTTCACGGACACCTGGCAGCGGTCCTACGGGGAGACCACCCTCTACTTCGGCGCGCGGGACTGA
- a CDS encoding ATP-dependent DNA helicase RecG — MATWRTPIYRELDRRLTDVVGGKTAAEFAKLGITTVDDLVRHVPRRYIAGTEMTDFGNLQVGEDVALIAKVARSEIKFSRGSGRVQATITDGRDYISVSLFSSKQYHLEFWAKQLAAGARGIFIGRVGSFNNQFQLTHPDFVILDGARVTGGKNAEKRAAMQRQVQRASMVGLYPASGKLPTWVIADCVEMALPALTGDTLPDWIVEEAGVLPFEQALTAVHEPTSTEQAEIGRARLRFDEAFGIQLAMAQRRRELASQQATPRPRKAGGLLDAFDARLPFTLTQGQVDIGETIFSELAASAPMNRLLQGEVGSGKTLVALRAMLATVDAGGQAVLLAPTEVLAKQHFHSISRLLGDLGEGRRLGAHPDATGIVLLTGSRSTAAKREALNDIVTGEAGIVIGTHALLSDPVTFFDLGLVVVDEQHRFGVEQRAALAEKAAAKPHTLVMTATPIPRSIAMTVFGDLEVSELRERPAGRQPVQTVFVNTVQHPGWVPRAWERIREEVADGRQAFIVCPAISPTQLEAGVSAAEGDRTLAAVEDLAPLLETGPLQGLRVGTVHGKQAVADRDDTMAAFVEGKLDVLVATTVIEVGVDVPNASVMVVMDADRFGLSQLHQLRGRIGRGEHAGLCLLLAPVTDNLDAATRLQALASTDDGFELAELDLTLRREGDVLGAAQSGGGSLKLLRALADADVIREAKVLAERVLDDERSATDPLLADLMTKAELLAAGEWMEKS, encoded by the coding sequence ATGGCGACCTGGCGTACCCCGATCTACCGCGAGCTCGACCGCCGACTGACCGACGTCGTCGGCGGCAAGACCGCGGCCGAGTTCGCCAAGCTCGGCATCACCACCGTCGACGATCTCGTGCGGCACGTGCCGCGCCGCTACATCGCCGGCACCGAGATGACCGACTTCGGCAACCTCCAGGTCGGTGAGGACGTGGCCCTCATCGCCAAGGTGGCCCGCTCCGAGATCAAGTTCAGCCGGGGCAGCGGCCGGGTCCAGGCGACCATCACCGACGGACGCGACTACATCTCCGTCTCGCTGTTCTCCAGCAAGCAGTACCACCTGGAGTTCTGGGCCAAGCAGCTGGCCGCCGGCGCGCGCGGGATCTTCATCGGCCGGGTCGGCTCCTTCAACAACCAGTTCCAGCTCACGCATCCCGACTTCGTGATCCTCGACGGCGCCCGCGTCACCGGCGGCAAGAACGCCGAGAAGCGGGCGGCGATGCAGCGCCAGGTCCAGCGCGCCTCGATGGTGGGCCTCTACCCGGCCAGCGGCAAACTGCCCACCTGGGTGATCGCCGACTGCGTGGAGATGGCACTGCCCGCGCTGACGGGCGACACCCTGCCCGACTGGATCGTCGAGGAGGCCGGGGTCCTGCCGTTCGAGCAGGCGCTCACCGCCGTCCATGAGCCGACCTCGACGGAGCAGGCGGAGATCGGGCGGGCCCGGCTCCGGTTCGACGAGGCGTTCGGCATCCAGTTGGCCATGGCCCAGCGGCGCCGTGAGCTCGCGTCGCAGCAGGCGACGCCGCGTCCCCGGAAGGCGGGCGGGCTGCTGGACGCCTTCGACGCGCGGCTCCCGTTCACCCTCACGCAGGGGCAGGTGGACATCGGCGAGACCATCTTCTCGGAGCTTGCCGCGTCGGCGCCGATGAACCGGCTGCTGCAGGGCGAGGTGGGATCCGGCAAGACGCTGGTGGCGTTGCGCGCCATGCTCGCGACCGTCGACGCCGGCGGGCAGGCCGTGCTCCTCGCCCCGACCGAGGTCCTCGCCAAACAGCACTTCCACTCCATCAGCCGGCTCCTGGGCGACCTGGGGGAGGGCCGCAGGCTCGGGGCCCACCCCGACGCCACCGGCATCGTCCTGCTGACGGGGTCGCGCAGCACGGCCGCCAAGCGCGAGGCGCTCAACGACATCGTCACCGGCGAGGCGGGCATCGTCATCGGGACCCACGCCCTGCTGAGCGACCCGGTCACCTTCTTCGACCTCGGCCTGGTGGTCGTCGACGAGCAGCACCGGTTCGGCGTCGAGCAGCGGGCCGCGCTGGCCGAGAAGGCCGCCGCCAAGCCACACACGCTGGTCATGACGGCCACCCCGATCCCGCGCTCCATCGCCATGACGGTCTTCGGCGACCTGGAGGTCAGCGAGCTCCGGGAACGCCCCGCCGGGCGGCAGCCGGTGCAGACGGTGTTCGTCAACACCGTCCAGCACCCCGGCTGGGTGCCGCGCGCGTGGGAGCGGATCCGCGAGGAGGTGGCCGACGGGCGGCAGGCGTTCATCGTCTGCCCCGCGATCTCGCCGACACAGCTCGAGGCGGGGGTCTCCGCAGCAGAGGGCGACCGGACGCTGGCCGCCGTCGAGGATCTGGCGCCGCTGCTGGAGACCGGCCCCCTGCAGGGGCTGCGGGTCGGGACGGTGCACGGCAAGCAGGCGGTCGCCGACCGCGACGACACCATGGCGGCGTTCGTCGAGGGGAAGCTCGACGTTCTGGTGGCGACGACGGTGATCGAGGTGGGTGTCGACGTCCCCAACGCCTCGGTGATGGTGGTGATGGATGCCGACCGGTTCGGCCTGAGCCAGCTGCACCAGCTGCGCGGCCGCATCGGCCGGGGCGAGCACGCCGGACTCTGTCTCCTCCTGGCGCCGGTCACCGACAACCTCGACGCCGCCACCCGGCTGCAGGCGCTGGCCTCCACCGACGACGGCTTCGAGCTGGCCGAACTCGACCTGACGCTGCGCCGCGAGGGAGACGTGCTCGGCGCCGCCCAGTCCGGCGGCGGCTCGCTGAAGCTGCTGCGGGCACTGGCCGACGCTGACGTCATCCGGGAGGCGAAGGTGCTGGCGGAGCGGGTCCTCGACGACGAGCGTTCCGCCACCGACCCGCTGCTGGCCGACCTGATGACCAAGGCGGAGCTGCTTGCCGCCGGCGAATGGATGGAGAAGTCGTGA